The genomic segment GCGGACGGTCACGCTCGCGCCGGCCGCGACCCGGCCGCCGTAGCTCTCGACGACCCGGCGGTTCTGCTCCATCCCCACGGTGAACCAGGGCGAGCCGTTGTCGAGGCCGGTGAAGGAGCCACCGGCCGGCTCGGTGATGCGCAGGCCGGCGGTGGCGTCCGCCCGGCCCCGGTTGCTGATCGTCGTGGTCAGCGTCCCGACGTACCCCTTGTCGGTCGGCGTCAGCACCAGCGTCCCGGTGTCGACGGTCAGCCGCGCCGTGGTGCCGCCGGCCGCGGCGGCGGGCGCGGCCGGCGCGAACAGCGCCGCCGCCCCGGCGAGCAGCGCGGCGGCCACCCGTGTGGTCCATGTGGTCATGACAGGTCCTCCGTGATCCCCGTGGTGGGCGGCGGTGGTTCCGTCCGCCCGACAGTGGTGACACACGCCGGCACGGCTGACCGTTGCGCGGGTGCCCTGTCGGGGGTACGACACCGGACCGCTGTGGTTGACTGGCACCTCGGGGAACTGCGAGGGAGGCCAGAGATGCAGGTGCCGGCCGTGCTCGGCGAGCCGATCCGGTTCGTGCTGAACTGGGGCCGCCGCTACTCGCTCTGGGTGTTCAACTTCGGCCTGGCCTGCTGCGCCATCGAGTTCATCGCGACCAGCATGGGCCGGCACGACTTCATGCGGCTCGGCGTGATCCCGTTCGCCCACGGGCCCCGGCAGGCCGACCTCATGGTGGTCAGCGGCACCGTCACCGACAAGATGGCCCCGGCGATCAAGCGGCTCTACGACCAGATGCCCGAACCGAAGTACGTGATCTCGTTCGGGGCCTGCTCCAACTGCGGCGGCCCGTACTGGGACTCCTACTCGGTGACGAAGGGCGTCGACCAGCTCATCCCGGTCGACGTGTACGTGCCCGGCTGCCCGCCGCGCCCGGAGGCGCTGCTGCACGGCATCCTCCGCCTCCAGGAGAAGATCGCCGCCGAGCAGTCCGGCGTCGGCGGCGTACCCCGCCCGGACGCGCTCACCTCCCCGGCGGACGCGGTGGCACGGCCCGTCGAGGCGCTGACCGCACCCCCGGTACGTCCGCCGGTCGGCTGAACCGCCAGGTGGCGGCGCGGGGCTAGCCTGCGGGCCATGACCGACCTCGCGGAGAAGCGCTCCGCATTCATCATCGACGTGCTGACCGAGGAGTTCGGCGCGTCCATGGCGATCGACCCGGCGGCGTTCCGCCGCAAGTTCCGCAAGATGGCGGCGTCACCGTTCGCCTTCTACCGGGGCAGTGCCGCGTTGTTCTACGCCGACCAGCGCGGCGACTTCGGCAGCGACCGGTTCCTCGACGACCGGACGAGCCGGGTGTGGATCCACGGCGACCTGCACGCCGAGAACTTCGGCACCTACATGAACGCCTCCGGGCAGCTCGTGTTCAACGTCAACGACTTCGACGAGGCGTACGTCGGGCCGTTCACCTGGGACCTGAAGCGCTTCGCCGCCAGCGTGGCGCTGCTCGGCTACGCCAAGGCGCTCTCCGACCGGGTGATCGGCGAGCTGGTGTCCGGCTTCGCCCGGTCGTACCTGGCGGAACTGCGGGCCATCGCCGCGGGCGGGGACGACGCGATCGGCTCGATCACGCTCGACAACGCCGACGGCGTGCTGCGCCGGGTGCTCCAGCAGGCGCGGCTGAACACCCGGGTGGACCTGCTCGCCGCGCAGACCACCATCGACAACTACGAGCGCCGGTTCTCCCTCGGCGACGGCGTGCACGAGATCGACGACGCCACCCGGGAGAAGGTGTGCGCGGCGTTCGCCGACTACCTGCACACGCTGCCGGACTCGACCGCCCGGACGCGCCCGGTCGCCGCGGGCATCAAGGACGTGGTGCTGCGCAAGGGCGTCGGCATCGGGTCGGCCGGGCTGCCGTCGTACAACCTGCTGCTGGAGGGGCACACCCAGGCGCTGGAGAACGACGTCGTCATCTACATGAAGCAGGCGCAGGTGCCGGCCGTCGCGCGGTACGTCGACGACGAGCGGGTCCGCTCGTACTTCCGGCACCAGGGGCACCGCACCGCCGAGTCGCAGCGCGCGTTGCAGGCGCACGCCGACCCGTGGCTGGGCTTCACCGAGCTGGACGGCGTCGGGCAGCTCGTCGCCGAGGTCTCCCCGTACGCGGCGGACCTGGACTGGGCCGACGTGAACGAGCCGGAGGAACTCGCGGGCGTGCTCGCCGACCTGGGCCGGGCGGTGGCCCGGATGCACTCGGTCGCCGACGACGAGTCCAGCCACGACCTGGTCGACTACTCCACCGAGGAGGCGATCGTCGCCGTGGTCGACGCCGAACCGCAGGCGTTCGTCGACTACCTGGTCGACTTCGGGCACCGGTACGGGATCCGGGCGCGCGAGGACCACCAGCTCTTCGTGGACCTGTTCCGCAACGGCCGGCTGCCCGGCATCTGAGGGCCGGGGCGCCGGATCCGGCGCCCCGCCTCATTGCGTGAAGTCCAGCACCGCCTTGATGTCCTCGCCGGCCGTGGCGTACGCCTCCCGGTAGTTCGACAGCGGCACCCGGCGGGTGATCAGCGACGTCAGCCACGACCGGTCGGCCTGGGCGAGCGCCTCGGCGGCCATCTCCCAGTGCCGCCGCCCGGCGTTCACCGAGCCGAACACCACGTTGTTCTCCAGCACCAGCTCCCGGTTGAGCGCACCGGCGTCGAAGTTGATGGTCCGGCCGCCGCTGGACACGCCGGTCAGGCAGACGATGCCGGTGGGCGCGGCCTTGCACATCGCGTCCAGCACCACGGTGGGTGCGCCGGTGCACTCGATCACCACGTCCGGCTTGACGTCCAGCTCCGGCACGGTCGCCGTGTGGTACGTCGCCCCGAGCGCACGGACCAGGTCCGGCTTCGGGCCGGTGGTGTTGCGGTCCAGCACGTGCACCGACAGTCCTCGCTGGCTGGCCAGCAGCGCGGCCAGCAGCCCGATCGGCCCGGCGCCGGTGACCAGCACCGTCATCGGTTTCCACTCGGCCCGGCGGCCGATCCGCTCGATGTGGTCCCACGCCTTCGCCACCACGCTCGTCGGCTCCAGCAGCACCCCCACGGACTCGAGCGCCGGGTCCAGGCCGACGGCGAACTTGGGCTGCAACCGCCAGCGTTCCCGGGCGAAACCGGGCAGCGCCTTGATGCCGTGCTCGGTGTACCGCCCGTTGCGGCACATGTCCCACTCGTCCACCGCGCAGTTCGCGCACGGCACCGGGTCGGGGTGGCGGACCACGCCGGCGACCAGGTCGCCGGTCTGCAACGTGCCGGTCGGGTCCTCCAGCACGCGGCCCAGCGACTCGTGCCCGAGCACCAGCCGCTCCTGGCCCGGCGGCGCCTCGCCGTACTCGCCCGCCACGATCTCGTGGTCGGTGCCGCAGACACCCACCGCCAGCGCCTCGACCAGGATCGCGCCCTCCTCGGGCGGTGGCTCGGGCCAGTCCTCGGCGAGCCGCAGCGAATCCGGGACACCGGAGGTCACAGTCACAGCGCGCACGGACCTCATCTTTCCGCGCGCTTCCGCCGCCCGTCCGGCAAAGCGGCGATCCCGGCACGGACGGCCCGACCCGGCCGGCAGCCGTCCACCATAGGATCAGCGCATGACTCCGGAAGAGGTCGGCCGGCGAGTGGTCGCGCTGCTCGCGCCCGTCGAGGCCACCGCGTCGGTCTCCGGCGGTCAGGGGTACGCCCGCGCCACCGTCGACGTACCCCCGGCGAGCTGGGCGGACGCGGTGCGTGCGGCACGCGACGACGCCGAACTGGAACTCGACTTCCTGGACTGGCTGTCGGCGGTGGACGAGCTGGCCGACGGCTTCGACGTGGTGCTGCACCTCTGGTCGGTCCGGCACCGGCACGGGCTGCTGCTGCGCACCCGGGTGCCCCGGGACGCGCCCGTCGTCGCGTCGGTGGTCGACCTGTTCCCCGGCGCCGCGTGGCACGAGCGCGAGACGCACGAGATGTTCGGCATCGACTTCGTCGGCCACGGCGAGCTGCGTCCGCTGCTGCTGCCGCCGGAGTTCGAGGGGCACCCGCTGCGCAAGGAGTTCGTTCTCGCCTCCCGGGTCGCCAAGCCGTGGCCCGGCGCGAAGGAGCCGGGCGAGTCGGAGGCGGGCGGCGGCCGCCGGCCGGTCCGGCCGCCGGGCGTGCCCGCGCCGGGTGAGTGGGGCACGACGCCCACGCCGGCGGGTGCGGCCGGCGCGGGTGAGGGCCCCCGAGGGGGTACGCCGGCGCGCCCGGCCCGCGAACGCCCGGCGCGGCCCGCTCCGGGGGAGCGTCCGGCGCGGCCTGCTGCCGGAGAGGCCGGGTCGGGGGCTGGTGCTGCTGCGGCGGCCGACGAGGCGGGGCCGCTCGGTCGGCCGCTGCCAGGGGAACGGCCGACCGGCCCGCCCCGCCAGGAGCCGGAGCCCGACGCGGCGGAGGAGAGCTGATGCCGGACTGGTTGGAGCTGGTCCTGCGGGTGGCGGGGGTGCTCGTCGCGTTCCTCACGCTGCCGCTGATCGTGGGCCAGGCCGAGCACAAGGTGATGGCGCACATGCAGGGCCGGCTGGGCCCGATGTACGCGGGCGGCTTCCACGGCTGGGCGCAACTGGTGGCGGACGGCATCAAGTTCGTGCAGAAGGAGGACGTCACCCCGCGCGACGCGGACCGTCCGGTGTTCCGGCTGGCGCCCGCGGTGGCGCTGGTGCCGTACCTGCTGGTGCTGCTCGTCATCCCGCTCGGGCCGGGTGACCTGGTCGCCCAGCCGCTGGGCATCGGCCTGTTCTTCGTGCTCGCCGTGGTGGGTGTCGGGGTGCTGGCGGTGCTCATGTCGGCGTGGGCGTCGGCGAACAAGTACAGCCTGCTCGGCGGGCTGCGCGGCGCGGCCCAGCTGCTCGGGTACGAGCTGCCGCTGGTGCTGGCCGCCGCCTCGGTGGCGATGGCGGCGGGCACGCTGAGCCTGCCGGGCATCGTGGAGGCGTGGCAGCCGTGGTGGCTGCTGTGGCAGGCGCCGGCCATGGTGATCTTCTTCGTCGCCGGGCTGGCGGAGATCCGCCGCCCGCCGTTCGACATGCCGGTGGCCGACTCCGAGCTGGTCTTCGGCTACATGACCGAGTACACCGGCCTGCGGTTCGCGTTCTTCCTGCTCGCCGAGTACGTGGGCATCGTGGTGATCGCGGCGCTGACCACTGTGCTGTTCCTCGGCGGCTGGCAGGGCCCGTTCGCCGACGCGCAGCTCGGCTGGCTGTGGACGCTGCTCAAGGTCTTCGCCGTCGCCTTCGTGATCATCTGGCTGCGGGTGAGCTACCCGAGGCTGCGCGAGGACCAGCTCCAGCGCCTCTGCTGGCTGGTCCTGGTCCCCCTGGCCCTGGCCCAGCTGGTCCTGACCGCCGCAGTCCGCCTGGCCCTGTAACCCGCCCGCACCCGCCCCACCCTTGTTTCCGGCGATCTTGCACTTTCTGCCTCGGCGAAAGGGGCAAGGCGCCCAGGTTCGGGGCCCAAAGTGCAAGATCGCCGGGGCGGGCGGGGCCGGGCCGGGGTGGGGTGGGCCGGGGTGGGGTGGGGCCGGGCGGGGGTCAGCGCAAGGGGGTGTGGGACGGGTCTACCCGCTCGGACTCGGGTGGGGGCGGGGGTGGGGTGCCGTCGCCGAAGGGGCGGCCGCCCAACTCCTCCCGGCCGTGCGGGGTGAGCCAGTTGCTCAGGTCGGGGCCGAGCGGCACGATCCCGGTCGGGTTGATGTCCCGGTGGACCTCGTAGTAGTGCCGCTTGATGTGGTCGAAGTCGATCGTGTCGCCGAACCCGGGCGTGGTGAACAGGTCCCGGGCGTACGCCCACAGCACCGGCATCTCGCTGAGCTTCTGCCTGTTGCACTTGAAGTGCCCGTGGTAGACCGGGTCGAAGCGGACGAGCGTGGTGAACAGCCGTACGTCCGCCTCGGTGATCGTGTCACCGACCAGGTACCGCTGACCGGCCAGCCGCTCGCTCAGCCAGTCCAGCCGGTCGAACAGCCTGTGGTACGCCTTGTCGTACGCCTCCTGGCTGCCGGCGAAGCCGCACCGGTAGACGCCGTTGTTGACGTCGGCGAAGACGACAGCGTTCACCTCGTCGATCTCGGCGCGCAGCGGTTCCGGGTAGAGGTCCGGCGCGCCCGGCCGGTGGTACGCCGTCCACTCGGTCGTCAGGTCGAGGCTCATCTGCGCGTAGTCGTTCGTCACGACCTGCCCGGTGGGCACGTCGACGAGCGCCGGGACGGTGATGCCGCGCTCGTAGCCGGGGAAGCGGGCGAAGTACGCGTCGGCCAGCCGCTCGATGCCGAGAACCGGGTCCTTGCCGTCCGGGTCGAGGTCGAACGTCCAGCTCCGCTTGTCGTGGGTGGGCCCGGCCACGGCCATCGAGATGGCGTCCTCCAGCCCGAGCAGGCGCCGGACGATGATCAGCCGGTTGGCCCACGGGCAGGCCCGGCTGACCGCCAGCCGGTAGCGGCCCGGCTCCACCGGCCAGCCGTCCCGCTCGTCCGCGGTGATCCGGGTGGCGATGTAGCGCTGGTCGCGGGTGAACTCGCCACCCGGTTCCACGTACTTGCCGCCGGTCCGGTCCAGGACTTCGTCGTCGCTGCCCACGCCCACCTCCGAGTTCGCTTTTCGCTCCCATCATGGTCGCTCCGGCCGCTCCCGGCAGGGCGAGTACCCCGGAGACCGGCAGGGCGAGTGCTCCGGAGAGGGGAATAGGCTGCCCGCCGTGACCGATGTGGAGGCGGCAGCCCGGCGTTTCGTCGCCGACGTGTGGAACGCGGGGCGCGAGGAGAGCGCGTACGAGCTGGTGGCGGCGGACTGCCCGGGGCTCGGCGGCACCGGCCCGGCGGCGACGCTGGCGTGGCACCGGGACCGGCGGGCGTCGTTCCCCGACCTGCGTTACAAGATCGTCGACGTGGTGGCGACAGGTGCGCGGGTGGCGGTGCGCTGGCGGGCCGCCGGCACCCAGGCCGGGCAGTTCGGGCCGGTGCCGCCGACCGGCCGCGTGGTCAGCTACTCCGGTGCCACGTTCCTGCGCTTCGACGACGACGGGCGGATCGTGGACGTGTGGAGCGTCAACGAGCTGTTCCAGCTGCTCCAGCAGCTCGGCGTGGAGATGCTGCCCCCGCTCACACCCGGCGAGGCGTGATCCGGCCGCACGCCGGGGGCCAAAGCGCCGGGTGGTGGTCGCGCGCGCCCGGGCCACAGGGCAGGATGGGCGGCATGAGCGAGCACGGTGGAGTGCCCGGTGCCGGATTGGTGAAGGGCCTGGCGGTCACGTTGAAGACGATGACCCGCCGCTCGACCACCCAGCAGTACCCGGACGTGGCGCCCGAGCTGCCGCCCCGCTCCCGCGGCGTGATCGCGCTGCTGGAGGAGAACTGCACGGTCTGCATGCTCTGCGCCCGCGAGTGCCCGGACTGGTGCATCTACATCGACTCGCACAAGGAGGAGGTGGCGGTGCCCGGCGCCGCCCGCCCTCGCCAGCGCAACGTGCTCGACAAGTTCGACATCGACTTCTCGCTCTGCATGTACTGCGGCATCTGCGTTGAGGTCTGCCCGTTCGACGCGCTCTACTGGTCGCCGGAGTTCGAGTACGCCGAGTACGACATCAAGAACCTGCTGCACGACAAGGACCACCTGGGCGAGTGGATGGCCACCGTGCCGCCGCCGCCGGCTCACGACCCGCTCGGCGACCCCTCCAAGGAGGAGACCACCGCCGCCCGGAAGGCGGCGGGTCCGTCGGCCCGTCCGGCTCCTTCCCGGGTACGCCCCGACGCCGCCACCGATCCGGGCGGAGGCACTGCCTCATGACCGGTGCGGACGTCCTGCTGCTGGCGCTGGGCGCGGTGGCGGTGGGCGCGGGTGCGCTGGTGGTCGCCACCCGTCACCTGGTCCGGGCCGGGCTGTGGCTGGTGGTCTGCCTGGGCGCGCTCGCGGGTGACTACCTGGTGCTGACCGCCGAGCTGGTGGCCTGGGTGCAGGTGCTCATCTACGTGGGCGCGGTGGTGGTGCTGCTGTTGTTCGCGGTGATGCTGACCCGCGCGCCGATCGGCCCGTCGGACGACCTGGACCGGCCGGGCTGGGCCGCCGCGCTGGTCGGCGCCGGCAGCGGCCTCGGCTTGGCGGTGCTGCTGATCGACGCGTTCCGCTGGTCCCGGGTGGACCTGCCCGCCGCGGGCACCGCCGAGCGCCTCGGCGAGCAGATCTTCCGTTCCTGGGTGCTGCCGTTCGAGGTGCTGTCGGTGCTGCTGCTGGCCGCGCTGGTCGGCGCGATCGTGCTGTCCCGCCCCGACATCGGCCGCCCGAAGGCGCCCAGCCCGGCCGACGGCGACCGGCCCGGCGGGGACGCCCCGCTCGGCGCCGCGCGACCCGCCGACGAGGGCGGGCGCCCGTGAGGCCGGTCATCCCGTACGTCACCGCCGCGCTGCTGTTCGGCCTCGGCGTGTACGGCGTGCTGCGCCGCCGCAACGCCGTCCTGGTGCTGATGGCGGTGGAGCTGATGCTGAACGCGGTGAACCTGGTGCTGGTCACCGCCGACACCACAGTCAAGGCCGTGCTGCCGCACTCCGGTCAGGTGTTCGCGCTGTTCGTGATCGTGCTCGCCGCCGCCGAGATCGGTGTCGGGCTGGCGATCGTGCTCCAGCTCTACCGGCTGCGCGCCGGCGTCACAGTCGACGACGTCCCGCTGGCCGAGCCGGCTCCAGCGGTCGCGGCGGCCCCAGGCGGGCTGCCGACGCCGGGGGCACCGGGCACGGAAGGAGCGGTCCGGTGAGCACGCCGACGCTGTGGCTCGCGGCGGTGCTGCCGGCCGCCCCGCTCGTCGCCGGGCTGCTCGGCCTGCTGCTGCCGCCCGCCCCGCACCAGGACCGGGCGTCGGCACGGCGGTCGGCGGTCGCGCTGGGTGTGGCCGGGGCGGCGGTGTCGCTGCTGGCCGCGCTGGCGCTGCTGGTCCGCGTGGACGCCCCGGTCGAGGCGTCCACCACCTGGATCGACCTGGGTGGGCTGCGGGTCACGCTGGGCCTGCGCCTGGACGGCGTGGCGGTGCTCGTCGCCACCGCCGTCGCGGCTGTCGCGCTGGCCGTGCAGGTCTACTCGATCGGCTACCTGCGCCGGGGCCCGCACGACGACGTGGACGTCGACCACCGCTATCCGCCGTACGCGGCGCAGTTGAGCCTCTTCACCGCCGCCATGCTCACGGTGGTGGTGTCCGGTGACCTGATCATGCTGCTGGTCGGCTGGGAGGTGATGGGCATCTGCTCGTACCTGCTCATCGCCCACGACCGGCGGCTGCCCGAGGCGCCCGGCGCGGCGGTGAAGGCGTTCCTGGTCACCCGCGTGGGTGACGTCGGCTTCCTGCTCGGCATCGCGCTGCTCGGCGTGGGCGCGGGCAGCTTCCGGATCGCCGACGTGCTGGCGCACGACTACGGCACCGGCACGCTCACCGCCGCCTGCCTGCTGCTGCTCGCCGGGGTGGCGGGCAAGAGCGCCCAGTTCCCGCTGCACACCTGGTTGCCCGACGCGATGGCCGGCCCGACGCCGGTGTCCGCGCTGATCCACGCCGCCACCATGGTCGCCGCCGGGGTGTACGCGGTGGCCCGACTGTTCCCGCTGTTCGAGCGCGCCCCGGCCGCGCTCGCCGTGCTGGGCGTGATGGCCGCGATCACGATGCTGCTCGGCGCGTTCGCCGCCACCGCCCAGGACGACATCAAGCGGGTGCTCGCCTGGTCCACGGTCTCGCAGATCGGCTACATGACCGGCGCGCTGGCGGTCGGCGCACCCGCTGCCGCGCTGTTCCACCTGCTCACCCACGCCGCGTTCAAGGCGCTGCTGTTCCTCGCCGCCGGTGCGGTGATCCACGCCGTGGGCACCACGCTGATGTCCCGGATGGGCGGCCTGCGTACCGCCATGCCGGTGACGTTCTGGTGCATGGTGGTCGGCCTGGGCGCGCTCGCCGGCGTACCCCCGCTCTCGGGTTTCTGGAGCAAGGACGGCGTGCTCGCGGCCGCAGAGGCGGCCGCGCTCGACGGTGCCGGGCCGAGCGCGGCCTGGGTGGGCTGGCTGGTCTGGCTGGCCGGGCTGGTCGGCGTCGCGGTGACCGCCTGGTACGCGACCCGCCTGCTGCTGCGCACCTTCCTCGGCGCCACCCGCACGCCGCTGCTGCGCCCGCACGACCCGCCCGCGCTGCTGCGCTGGCCGGTGCTGCTGCTCACGGTCCCGGCCGCGCTGCTCGGCCTGGCCGCGTTCGCGCCGTGGTTCGCCGACCGGCTGCGCGTGCCGGGCGACGACACCGGCGAGGCGGTCGAGCTGGTCCATCTCGCGCCGAACCTGATCCTGCCGTTCCTGCTGCTGCTCGTCGGCGCGGGTGTCGCCTGGGCGGGCTGGCGCCGCGACCCGGCCGCCGACCCGGCCCGCTACCTGGGTCCGCTGCGGCCGGTGTTCGCCCGGGCGTTCCGGCTCGACGACGTCCAGCACGCCCTCGTCGTACGCCCGGCGGGCGCGCTCGCGCGGGTCGTGCGTACCGGCGACGAGCTGGGCGTGGACGGCCTGGTCGAGGGCAGCGGCCGGGCGGCGGTCGAGGTGGGCGGCGGCCTGGCCGCGCTGCACCGGGCGGCGCTGCCCCGCGCGGCGGCCGGGGTGCTGGCCGGCGCGTTGCTGATCGGCCTGGCGGTCGCCCTGATCGGAGTCACCTCATGACGTTCGGGCAGGTCCTGCTGGTCGCCGTGGTCGCGGTGCCGGCGCTCGGCGCGCTGGCCGCGGCGGTCGTGCCCGGTGACCGGGCCGGCCGGGTGGTCGGCACCGTCGCCGCCGCGCTGACGCTGCTGGCGACGCTGCCGCTGGTCGGCGGCGACCACGGCTGGTTCGGGTACGGGCCGCGCCCGGCGGTGCAGCCCTGGCACCAGCTCGACCTGCAGTGGGTGCCCGGGCTCGACCTGCGCTTCCACCTGGGCGTGGACGGTATCTCCTGGCCGCTGGTGGTGCTGACCGCGCTGCTCACGCTGCTGTGCTGCGCGTACACGCTGTGGCGGGTGCCGCCCGGCGGCGGCAGCGGGCGGGCGCTGGTGGCGCTGCTGCTGGTGGTCGAGGTGGGCATCCTCGGCACGTTCCTCGCGCTCGACCTGGTGTTGTTCTTCCTGTTCTTCGAGGTCGTCCTGCTGCCGATGTACGCGGTCATCGCCGGCTGGGGTGGTGCGGACCGTCGCCGGGCGGCCCGCAAGTTCGCGCTCTACACGCTGTTCGGCTCGGTGCTGCTGCTCGTCGGCGTCTACGTGGTGGTGGCCGCCGCGGGCACCGCCGACCTGGTCACGCTCACCGGCGGTGCCGGGTTGTCCCGGGGCACCCAGCTCGCCGCGTTCACGCTGCTGGCGCTCGCGTTCGCGGTGAAGAGCCCGCTCTGGCCGCTGCACTCGTGGCTGCCCGACGCGCACACCCAGGCGCCGACTGTCGGCAGCGTGATCCTCGCCGGCGTGCTGCTCAAGATGGGCACGTACGGGCTGATCCGGGTCGCGGTGGGGGTGGCCCCGGAAGGTGCCCGCTGGGCCGCGCCGGTGCTCGGCGTGCTCGCCGTCGCGGCCATCCTGATCGGTGGCCTGGTCTGCCTGGCGCAGGACGACCTGAAGCGGCTGATCGCGTACTCGAGCGTCGGGCACATGGGCTTCGTGCTGCTCGGGGTCGCCACGCTCACCGCCACCGGGATCCAGGCCGCGCTGATCGGCAACATCGCCCACGGTGTCATCACCGCCCTGCTGTTCTTCCTGGCCGGTGCGGTCAAGGACCGCGCCCACACCGGGTCGCTGGCCGAGCTGTCCGGGCTGCGGGAGACCGCGCCCCGGCTGGCCGGGCTGCTCGGCTTCGCGGCGGTGGCCTCGCTGGGGCTGCCCGGCCTGGCCGGGTTCTGGGGGGAGGCGTTCGCCGTGGTGGCCGCGGTGCAGCGGGGCGGGCCGCTCTGGCTGACGCTCGCCGTGCTCGCGGCGCTGGGCGGGGCGCTGACCGCCGCGTACTTCCTGCGGCTGCTGCGCCGGGTCACGCACGGGCGGCCCAGCCCGGCGGTGGCGGGGCTCGCACCCGGGCTGGCGGGGGCGGAACTGACCGCCTGGGCACCGCTGGTGCTGCTCGCGCTCGCGGTCGGCCTGGCTCCCGCGCTCGTGCTGTCGTACGCCTCCGGTCCGGTGGAGGCGCTGCTGGGGGTCGTCCCATGAGCCTGGTACAGAGCGTCGACAACGTGGCGATGCTGCCCGCGTACCTGGCCGCCGGCACGGCCGTGCTGGTGCTCCTGGTCGACCTGCTGGTGGCCCGGCCCGCCGTCACGGTGGCGGTGGCGGCGCTCGGCGCGGCCGGCACCGCGGCCGGCGCGGCACTGGTCGGGGCGGCCGGTGAGCGGCGCACGTTCTGCGTCGGCGACGACTGCTCCTGGGTGTGGGGTGGCCGGGCCGCCCTGGTCGGGGCCGTGATCGCCCTGCTCACGCTCGGCGTGCTGGCGCTGTCCGGTCCGCTGCTGCGCGCCGGGCGTACTCCGGTCGGCGAGTACTGCTTCCTGCTCGCCTGCGCGATGACAGGTGGCGTGGTGCTCGGCGCGGCGGGTGACCTGATCACGCTGATCGTGGCGCTGGAGACGCTGACGCTGCCGCTGTACGTGCTGGTCGGCCTGCGCCGGGGAAGCCTCGCCGGTGCCGAGGCGGCGGTGACGTTCTTCGTGGTGAGCGTGGTCGCGACCACCGTCACGCTGCTCGGCGCGGCGCTGCTCTACGCGGTCACCGGCACGCTGCACCTGGACCGGCTCGGCGCCACCCTGGCCGACCGCACCGACCTGACCGATCTGCCGCTGACCGGCGTCGCGGTGGCGCTCGTGGTGGCCGGGCTGGCGTTCAAGGTCGCCGCCGTGCCGTTCCACGCGTGGGCCCCCGCCACGTACGACGGCGCGCCGCTGCCGGTGGCCGCGTACCTGTCGACCGCCTCGAAGCTCGGTGGCGTGGTGGCGCTGCTGGCGGTGGTGCAGCGCGCGCTGCCCGGTGACATGACCGGCCCGGTGCTGGCGGCGCTGGCGGTGCTGACCATGACCGTCGGCAACCTGGTGGCGCTGCGGCAGCGGCGTACCGTGCGGTTGCTCGCCTGGTCGTCGGTGGCCCAGGCGGGGTACATCCTGGCCCCGCTGGGCGCGCTGGCGCTGACCGCGGGCCGCACCGGCGACGCGCGGACGGCCGCGTACGCGGCAGCCGTGGCGTACGCGATCTTCTTCGTGCTGCTGGAGCTCGCCGCGTTCGCCGCGGTGGTGGCGTTGCGCCCGGCGGACGGCGACGGCGGCACGCTGGCCGACCTGCGCGGCGCGGCGCGGCGGCACCCGTGGGTGGGCGGCGCGTTCGCGCTGGCGCTGATCGGGCTGGCGGGCCTGCCGCCGGGTCTGGCCGGGCTGTTCGCCAAGGTGACAGTGGTACGCGCGCTGCTGGCCGGGCACGCGGGATGGCTGGCGCTGGTGGTGGCCTTGAACGCGGTGATCGGCCTGGCGTACTACCTGCGGGTCACCGCGTCGCTCTACGCGACGCCGACCGGCGCGGCGACGATCCGGCCCGCGCGGACCGTGGTGCTGGCGCTCGGCGTGGCCACCGCCGTGGCGGTGGTGATCGGTTTCGCACCGCAGCTCGTGCTGGACGTCGCGGCGCGCTGACCGGTTCGTGCCCGGATGGGCGACCGCTTCAGCCTCCGCACAGCAACATCCAGCCAACTTTCAGCCATGAGCCGGATGGTTGACGGGTACCGGTGTGTTGAACCGGTCAGCGGGCCTCCCGCAAGGGCCCGTGCACCGAAGGAGAGATCGTGCATCACAACCGTCTCAAGACCGCAGCGCTGCTCGGCCTGTTGACCTCGCTGATCCTCGC from the Micromonospora sp. WMMA1947 genome contains:
- a CDS encoding NADH-quinone oxidoreductase subunit N, which gives rise to MSLVQSVDNVAMLPAYLAAGTAVLVLLVDLLVARPAVTVAVAALGAAGTAAGAALVGAAGERRTFCVGDDCSWVWGGRAALVGAVIALLTLGVLALSGPLLRAGRTPVGEYCFLLACAMTGGVVLGAAGDLITLIVALETLTLPLYVLVGLRRGSLAGAEAAVTFFVVSVVATTVTLLGAALLYAVTGTLHLDRLGATLADRTDLTDLPLTGVAVALVVAGLAFKVAAVPFHAWAPATYDGAPLPVAAYLSTASKLGGVVALLAVVQRALPGDMTGPVLAALAVLTMTVGNLVALRQRRTVRLLAWSSVAQAGYILAPLGALALTAGRTGDARTAAYAAAVAYAIFFVLLELAAFAAVVALRPADGDGGTLADLRGAARRHPWVGGAFALALIGLAGLPPGLAGLFAKVTVVRALLAGHAGWLALVVALNAVIGLAYYLRVTASLYATPTGAATIRPARTVVLALGVATAVAVVIGFAPQLVLDVAAR